The Alphaproteobacteria bacterium genome contains a region encoding:
- a CDS encoding YaiI/YqxD family protein, whose product MLQQDPDAMSAPSVTIYVDADACPVKQEVYRVAERHGLKVYVVSNSPIAIPPDPLIERIVVAAGMDAADDWIAERAVKGAIVVTQDIPLAARAVKAGAVAIAPNGKPFTEDTVGMALATRNLMDQLRSAGEITGGPRPFAPKDRSAFLQSLDREIVRLKRQGFGTGGV is encoded by the coding sequence ATGCTCCAACAAGACCCCGATGCCATGAGCGCGCCGTCCGTCACCATCTACGTCGATGCCGACGCCTGCCCGGTGAAGCAGGAAGTGTATCGCGTCGCCGAGCGGCATGGACTGAAAGTCTACGTCGTCAGCAACAGCCCGATTGCGATTCCTCCTGACCCGCTGATCGAGCGCATCGTCGTTGCCGCCGGCATGGACGCGGCCGACGACTGGATCGCGGAGCGCGCCGTCAAGGGTGCGATCGTCGTGACGCAGGACATTCCGCTCGCGGCGCGCGCCGTAAAGGCCGGCGCCGTCGCGATTGCGCCGAACGGAAAACCGTTCACCGAAGACACCGTCGGCATGGCACTCGCCACGCGCAACCTGATGGATCAGTTGCGCTCGGCGGGAGAGATCACCGGCGGTCCGCGGCCGTTCGCGCCGAAGGACAGATCGGCGTTTCTTCAAAGTCTCGATCGCGAGATCGTGCGGCTGAAGCGCCAGGGCTTCGGAACTGGAGGGGTCTGA
- a CDS encoding thioesterase family protein has protein sequence MLDRTDLEPLFFAPFVSSVMKVESSWIDYNGHLNMAYYNVLFDRCVDEAYELLGIGLDYLKTRQHSTFTAEAHVRYLRELREGEPVRATFQLLDYDKKRIHYFQQLFHATDGWMSATSENMTLHVDMATKKVAPFSAKVLGTLARMKAAHSKLPRPEAAGRRIAMPVKS, from the coding sequence ATGCTCGACCGAACCGACCTTGAACCGCTGTTCTTTGCGCCCTTCGTCTCCTCCGTGATGAAGGTCGAGAGCAGCTGGATCGATTACAACGGCCACCTCAACATGGCCTACTACAACGTGCTGTTCGACCGCTGCGTCGACGAAGCCTACGAACTGCTCGGCATCGGGCTCGACTATCTCAAGACCAGGCAGCATTCGACCTTCACCGCCGAAGCGCATGTGCGCTATCTGCGCGAGCTGCGCGAGGGCGAGCCGGTGCGCGCCACATTCCAGCTGCTCGACTACGACAAGAAGCGCATCCACTACTTCCAGCAGCTCTTCCATGCGACCGACGGCTGGATGTCGGCGACCTCGGAGAACATGACGCTGCACGTCGACATGGCGACCAAGAAGGTCGCGCCGTTTTCCGCGAAGGTGCTGGGGACGCTTGCACGCATGAAGGCCGCGCATTCGAAACTGCCGCGCCCCGAAGCCGCCGGCCGCCGCATCGCCATGCCGGTGAAAAGCTAG
- a CDS encoding type II toxin-antitoxin system VapC family toxin, with amino-acid sequence MNTDLVVIDSSVLVAIFKRESDVPHLMERLLSFDRRLISAVNFLESAIVCEEWGKPAGQQEYDRMVSSLQLEVAPATAAQTEIARDAHRRFGKGRGRPAVLNFGDCFAYALAKNLGAPLLYKGDDFAQTDIPAA; translated from the coding sequence GTGAACACGGACCTCGTCGTCATCGACTCCTCAGTCCTTGTCGCCATCTTCAAACGAGAGTCTGACGTACCGCATTTGATGGAACGACTGCTGTCTTTCGATCGGCGGCTCATCTCAGCCGTGAACTTTCTCGAGTCCGCTATCGTGTGTGAGGAGTGGGGCAAGCCGGCTGGGCAGCAGGAGTATGACAGGATGGTATCGTCCCTTCAGTTGGAAGTGGCACCAGCCACGGCGGCCCAGACAGAAATAGCGCGCGACGCGCATCGGCGATTTGGAAAAGGGCGCGGACGACCTGCCGTTCTCAACTTCGGCGATTGCTTCGCCTACGCGCTCGCGAAGAACCTCGGTGCTCCTTTGCTCTACAAGGGCGACGATTTCGCGCAGACGGATATTCCCGCTGCATAG
- a CDS encoding DUF3597 domain-containing protein — protein MSIFGSIVSAIFGSKAAAAVPGASAAVSAAPAAAAPSASAAPASTAATTATPAAPSPISKAEVEAIIAKIEADRGVKYNWRQSIVDLMKLLDLDSGLGARKELAQELGYKGALDGSAEMNIWLHKQVMDKLAEGGGKVPASLKG, from the coding sequence ATGAGCATCTTCGGCAGTATCGTATCGGCGATTTTCGGATCGAAGGCCGCTGCGGCGGTACCGGGCGCATCAGCCGCGGTCTCCGCTGCACCTGCCGCGGCAGCGCCGAGCGCGTCGGCTGCTCCGGCATCGACGGCTGCTACCACCGCCACCCCCGCTGCGCCGTCGCCGATCTCGAAGGCCGAGGTGGAGGCGATCATCGCCAAGATCGAAGCGGACCGCGGCGTGAAATACAATTGGCGCCAATCGATCGTCGATCTGATGAAGCTGCTCGATCTCGACAGCGGCCTCGGCGCGCGCAAGGAGCTTGCGCAGGAGCTCGGCTATAAAGGCGCGCTCGACGGCTCGGCCGAAATGAACATCTGGCTGCACAAGCAGGTGATGGACAAACTCGCAGAGGGCGGCGGCAAGGTGCCGGCGAGCCTCAAGGGCTGA
- a CDS encoding AsmA family protein, translated as MQATLLGVSIAIILALVAALVGPHFVDWTQYRATFEREATRLAGQPVRIGGAIDVRLLPTPSVMLGRVEIGSAAQPQAKVQEIYAELALGALMRGTVRASELRIAGPEIAINLAPNGGAELPALHVGFDPEQFVIDKVAIENARVSLNDRGSGASLALEGLWFRGELRSLLGPAKGEGGFTASGERYGYRLAASKAGDDGIKVRLGLDPADRPLAIEADGALKLEDNSPRFDGMLTVSRLAAAAGASGRGSVAVPWRASAKVKAAPDRALFEQLEYSYGPDDRALKLTGTADLRFGKTPRFESVLSARQADLDRALALPEGSSRRPLAALKAFIEPLASSYRPSFPVRLGIGVDAVTLASGTLQNVRGDIKLDDDGWDIETLEFRGPGFAQVRLSGRVTAAQQGVSFKGPAQIEATDPRSFLAWLEGRPDAAQRQAGLLRASGDLSIAAQQFAVDRLKFEFDRKIIEGRIAYAADGARPRLDAELKAGELDVDGVLAFARAALEGSAFARPRDVALAVDIGRATLAGVDIKGISGTFKLDPAGITFDRVRVADLADATFNLNGRMEGALEAPRGTVTFDVDARGLDGTVAVLSKYWPEAAEVLRHAAARIVPLKAHATLGVEPVSSTDPGGNSKVKVALEGNAGLLRMKFGADAAGDIGALTLPEFRLDGNLSASDGAALIGLLGLDRALNVDKRAGTLTVAVRSMPGADAKIDARLNAGGLAASANGTARLFSAGGLATALDVTLQAADASPLRRGSVAQGALLPIALRAKLSASTSEVALDGLSGMVGGAPVRGKLKLGLGTPRRIEGQIDTDAVDVPALLAIAAGMPRTTARADAPLWAGEPFGETVLADLSGRIEFTASRATLTPTLTARQLRGALRVEPAEIALENVEGVLAGGRASGQLALRRGADGLAASGRVSLVGGDAATLLPGDGKAPLNGRLGIQAGFEGAGLSPASLVGSLSGSGAITLEDAQLSGLDPKAFNAAIRAADQAIAVDAARIRDIVATVLDGGRLAVPRLDAAVTINAGQASIGHTTVLGQGADLTISGSADFADASIDARLAMAGPVISDGANSIRPEILVAMKGPYAAPKRSIDVSALSGWLMLRSVERQSRQISAIEAERREVERREAERREAERREAEKREAEKREAEKREAEKHEAEKQEAERKASEAKPSTSSIPAALPVPQIMEEPSPAPPRVTRPQRPRQPAAEQAPTLPPPLNIGPPPGATKPAQPLRSGSAAAQTPPPPPPPRSALDVLFGVQR; from the coding sequence TTGCAGGCGACCCTGCTCGGAGTGAGCATCGCGATCATCCTGGCGCTGGTAGCGGCGCTGGTCGGTCCGCATTTTGTCGACTGGACCCAATATCGCGCCACGTTCGAGCGCGAGGCGACGCGCCTTGCCGGCCAGCCGGTCCGGATCGGCGGCGCAATCGACGTGCGGCTGCTCCCGACGCCGAGCGTGATGCTCGGCCGCGTCGAGATCGGCAGCGCCGCCCAGCCGCAAGCCAAGGTCCAGGAGATCTACGCCGAGCTGGCGCTGGGCGCCCTGATGCGCGGTACTGTCCGCGCCTCGGAGCTCCGCATCGCGGGTCCGGAGATCGCAATCAATCTCGCGCCGAACGGGGGTGCCGAGTTGCCGGCGCTCCATGTCGGCTTCGATCCCGAGCAGTTCGTCATCGACAAGGTCGCCATCGAGAACGCACGCGTCTCGTTGAACGATCGCGGAAGCGGCGCGAGTCTTGCCCTTGAGGGCCTCTGGTTCAGGGGCGAGCTGCGTTCGCTGCTTGGCCCGGCGAAAGGCGAGGGCGGCTTTACGGCCTCGGGCGAGCGTTACGGCTATCGCCTCGCGGCGAGCAAGGCTGGCGACGACGGCATCAAGGTGCGGCTCGGGCTCGACCCGGCCGATCGTCCGCTTGCGATCGAGGCGGACGGCGCGCTGAAACTTGAGGACAATTCTCCGCGTTTCGACGGCATGCTCACGGTTTCGCGCCTTGCCGCGGCGGCAGGCGCGAGCGGGCGCGGGAGTGTTGCGGTTCCATGGCGCGCGAGCGCCAAGGTGAAGGCAGCGCCCGATCGCGCGCTGTTCGAACAGCTTGAATACAGCTACGGGCCGGACGACCGCGCTCTCAAGCTGACCGGAACGGCCGACCTCCGTTTCGGCAAGACCCCCCGTTTCGAGAGCGTGCTCTCGGCGCGCCAGGCCGATCTCGATCGCGCGCTTGCGCTCCCCGAGGGATCGAGCCGTCGGCCGCTTGCCGCACTGAAAGCCTTCATCGAACCCCTCGCGTCGTCCTATCGGCCTTCTTTCCCGGTGCGGCTCGGCATCGGCGTCGACGCCGTGACGCTTGCATCCGGCACGCTGCAGAACGTGCGCGGCGACATCAAGCTCGACGACGACGGCTGGGACATCGAGACGCTCGAATTTCGCGGGCCCGGTTTCGCGCAGGTGCGCCTGAGCGGCCGCGTGACGGCAGCGCAGCAGGGTGTGAGCTTCAAGGGGCCGGCGCAGATCGAGGCGACCGACCCGCGCTCGTTCCTCGCCTGGCTCGAGGGCCGGCCGGATGCGGCGCAGCGGCAGGCTGGGCTGCTGCGTGCGTCCGGCGATCTCAGCATTGCGGCGCAGCAGTTCGCGGTCGATCGCCTGAAGTTCGAGTTCGACCGCAAGATCATCGAGGGCCGGATCGCCTATGCGGCGGACGGCGCGCGGCCACGGCTCGACGCGGAGCTCAAGGCGGGCGAACTCGACGTCGACGGCGTGCTCGCATTCGCGCGCGCCGCCCTGGAGGGCAGTGCATTTGCCCGCCCGCGCGACGTCGCGCTGGCCGTCGATATCGGGCGCGCGACGCTTGCCGGCGTCGATATCAAAGGCATCAGCGGGACCTTCAAGCTCGACCCGGCCGGCATCACCTTCGATCGCGTACGCGTTGCCGACCTCGCCGATGCCACCTTTAATCTCAACGGCCGGATGGAAGGCGCGCTCGAAGCACCGCGCGGAACCGTGACGTTCGACGTCGACGCGCGCGGTCTCGATGGGACTGTCGCAGTTCTTTCGAAATACTGGCCGGAAGCCGCCGAGGTCCTGCGGCATGCGGCGGCCCGCATCGTGCCGCTCAAGGCGCATGCGACACTCGGCGTCGAGCCCGTGTCGTCGACCGATCCGGGTGGCAACAGCAAGGTCAAGGTCGCGCTCGAAGGGAACGCCGGCTTGCTGCGCATGAAGTTCGGCGCGGATGCCGCGGGCGACATCGGCGCCCTGACGCTGCCGGAATTCCGCCTCGACGGAAATCTGAGCGCGTCCGACGGCGCCGCGTTGATCGGGCTGCTCGGGCTCGATCGCGCGCTCAATGTCGACAAGCGGGCCGGGACTTTGACCGTTGCGGTGCGCAGCATGCCGGGCGCGGACGCAAAGATCGACGCCCGCCTCAACGCCGGCGGCCTTGCGGCGAGCGCGAATGGCACTGCGCGACTGTTCTCCGCGGGCGGACTTGCGACTGCGCTCGACGTGACCCTGCAGGCCGCGGACGCGAGCCCGCTGCGCCGCGGCTCGGTTGCGCAAGGCGCGCTCCTGCCGATCGCGCTTCGGGCGAAGTTGAGCGCGAGTACGAGCGAGGTCGCGCTCGACGGTCTGTCCGGCATGGTCGGCGGTGCGCCCGTGCGCGGCAAGCTGAAGCTTGGCCTGGGCACGCCGCGGCGGATCGAGGGACAGATCGACACCGACGCGGTGGACGTGCCGGCGCTGCTCGCGATCGCCGCCGGAATGCCGCGGACGACTGCCCGCGCGGACGCGCCTCTATGGGCGGGTGAGCCGTTCGGCGAAACTGTGCTTGCCGATCTCTCTGGCCGCATCGAGTTCACGGCCTCGCGCGCAACGCTGACCCCGACCCTGACCGCGCGCCAGCTGCGCGGCGCGCTGCGTGTCGAGCCAGCCGAAATCGCGCTGGAAAATGTCGAGGGCGTCCTGGCAGGAGGCCGCGCCAGCGGACAGCTCGCGCTGCGCCGCGGAGCAGACGGCCTCGCCGCCAGTGGTCGCGTGTCGCTCGTCGGCGGTGATGCCGCAACGCTGTTGCCCGGCGACGGGAAGGCCCCGCTGAATGGGCGCCTCGGCATACAGGCCGGCTTCGAAGGCGCCGGCCTCAGCCCGGCATCGCTGGTCGGCTCGCTCAGCGGCTCCGGAGCCATCACGCTGGAGGATGCACAACTCTCCGGCCTCGATCCGAAGGCCTTCAACGCCGCGATCCGCGCCGCCGACCAGGCGATCGCAGTCGATGCCGCACGCATTCGCGATATCGTCGCAACCGTTCTGGATGGCGGCCGCCTTGCGGTGCCGCGTCTCGACGCCGCCGTGACGATCAATGCCGGCCAGGCGAGCATCGGCCATACGACCGTGCTCGGCCAAGGTGCCGATCTCACGATATCGGGAAGCGCGGACTTCGCCGACGCGTCGATCGATGCACGGCTTGCAATGGCGGGTCCGGTCATTTCGGACGGTGCAAATTCGATACGGCCGGAAATCCTGGTGGCGATGAAGGGGCCTTACGCCGCGCCCAAGCGCAGCATCGACGTGTCGGCGCTGTCGGGCTGGCTGATGCTGCGTTCGGTCGAGCGCCAGTCCAGGCAGATCAGTGCGATCGAGGCGGAGCGCCGCGAGGTGGAGCGGCGCGAAGCTGAACGCCGGGAAGCTGAACGCCGGGAAGCAGAAAAACGTGAAGCGGAGAAGCGCGAGGCGGAGAAACGCGAAGCGGAGAAACACGAGGCGGAAAAGCAGGAGGCCGAACGGAAGGCGTCGGAAGCGAAGCCTTCGACCAGCTCGATTCCGGCGGCGCTGCCCGTCCCCCAGATCATGGAAGAACCGTCACCCGCCCCGCCGCGCGTGACCCGTCCGCAGCGTCCACGGCAGCCTGCCGCCGAGCAGGCGCCAACACTTCCGCCTCCGCTGAATATCGGGCCGCCGCCCGGCGCTACCAAACCGGCACAGCCACTGCGTTCCGGGAGCG
- a CDS encoding cold-shock protein: MASGNVKWFNPTKGYGFIQPSDGGKDVFVHISAVERAGLSTLNEGQRVEYELVTNRGKTSAENLKVG; encoded by the coding sequence ATGGCTAGCGGAAACGTGAAATGGTTCAACCCGACCAAAGGCTACGGCTTCATTCAGCCGTCGGACGGCGGAAAGGACGTGTTCGTGCATATTTCGGCCGTGGAACGCGCCGGACTGAGCACCCTCAATGAAGGCCAGCGGGTCGAGTACGAGCTGGTGACCAATCGCGGCAAGACCTCAGCGGAGAACCTGAAGGTCGGCTAA
- a CDS encoding type II toxin-antitoxin system VapB family antitoxin, translating into MSPEVSTMGGPQLNIKDAETTRMVRELAELTGETQTEVVRKAVEERLQREKSEREERDERRKAEKRLEFERVWAEIEKIQDDVRRARLGENCLSDDDLYDELGLPK; encoded by the coding sequence ATGTCTCCTGAGGTTTCTACCATGGGCGGACCGCAGCTCAACATCAAGGATGCCGAGACGACCCGGATGGTGCGCGAGCTTGCCGAATTGACCGGCGAGACGCAGACCGAGGTCGTGCGCAAAGCCGTCGAGGAAAGGCTGCAACGAGAGAAGTCTGAGCGCGAAGAACGCGATGAGCGACGCAAGGCCGAAAAGCGTCTCGAATTCGAGAGAGTCTGGGCGGAGATCGAGAAAATTCAGGACGATGTCAGGCGGGCGCGCCTGGGCGAGAACTGCCTGAGCGACGATGATCTCTACGACGAGCTTGGGCTTCCGAAGTGA
- a CDS encoding UvrD-helicase domain-containing protein — translation MAAPYLAGLNSEQREAVETLDGPVLVLAGAGTGKTRVLTTRIAHILSLGRARPSEILAVTFTNKAAREMKNRVGTMVGQIVEGMPWLGTFHSIGVKILRRHAELVGLKPDFTILDTDDQIRLMKQLIEAANIDEKRWPGRVLAVIIDGWKNRGLTPDKVPPGEAASFAGGRGLDLYKAYQARLKVLNAADFGDLLIEMLRLFRDHPEVLRQYHQRFRYVLVDEYQDTNVAQYLWLRLIGQGSKNLCCVGDDDQSIYGWRGAEVDNILRFEKDFPGAKVIRLERNYRSTAHILGAASHLIAHNEGRLGKTLRTEDEPGEKVTVTGAWDSEEEARAVGEEIEDLQRGGHSLDEIAILVRASFQMREFEDRFVTLGLPYRVIGGPRFYERAEIRDALAYLRLVNQPADDLAFERIINTPRRGLGDATLQQLQLHARKANLPLFEAARAIAQSEELKAKPRGALRDVVAMFDRWRAQKDTLPHTELAEIILDESGYTEMWQKDRSADAAGRLENLKELVRSMEEFENLAGFLEHISLVMDTEQSENSEAVSIMTMHSAKGLEFDTVFLPGWEEGVLPNQRALDDQGRAGLEEERRLAHVGLTRARRRAKIYFTSNRRIHGSWSSSIPSRFLDELPEAHVEVTEAKGGFGNFGQNYGASRFDTMGSFGSNYTTPGWQRAQARKARSGGFEEDQSEYMPDEAVVDDASPSARTRKAAPKRRMPLTIEGELVAKSTGTVSPFGLGDRVFHQKFGNGNVTHVDGNKLTIAFDKAGEKRVVDSFVERV, via the coding sequence GTGGCGGCGCCCTATCTGGCCGGCCTCAATTCCGAGCAGCGCGAGGCGGTGGAAACGCTCGACGGCCCCGTACTGGTGCTCGCCGGCGCCGGAACCGGCAAGACGCGTGTGCTGACCACGCGCATCGCGCACATCCTTTCGCTCGGCCGCGCGCGCCCCTCGGAAATCCTCGCCGTGACCTTCACCAACAAGGCCGCGCGCGAGATGAAGAACCGCGTCGGCACCATGGTTGGCCAGATTGTCGAAGGCATGCCGTGGCTCGGGACATTTCATTCAATCGGCGTGAAGATCCTGCGCCGGCATGCCGAGCTGGTCGGACTGAAACCCGATTTCACCATCCTCGACACCGACGATCAGATCCGGCTCATGAAGCAGCTGATCGAAGCCGCAAACATCGACGAGAAGCGCTGGCCGGGGCGCGTGCTCGCGGTGATCATCGACGGCTGGAAGAACCGGGGCTTGACGCCCGACAAGGTGCCGCCGGGCGAGGCGGCGAGCTTTGCCGGCGGGCGCGGGCTTGATCTCTACAAGGCCTACCAGGCGCGGCTGAAGGTTCTCAATGCCGCCGACTTCGGCGATCTGTTGATCGAGATGCTGCGCCTGTTCCGCGACCACCCGGAAGTGCTGCGGCAATATCACCAGCGCTTCCGCTACGTGCTGGTCGACGAATACCAGGACACCAACGTCGCGCAGTATCTCTGGCTGCGGCTGATCGGCCAGGGCTCGAAAAACCTCTGCTGCGTCGGCGACGACGATCAGTCGATCTATGGCTGGCGCGGCGCCGAGGTCGACAACATCCTGCGCTTCGAGAAGGATTTCCCGGGCGCGAAAGTGATCCGGCTCGAGCGCAACTACCGCTCGACCGCGCATATCCTCGGCGCCGCCTCGCACCTGATCGCGCACAACGAAGGCCGCCTCGGCAAGACGCTGCGCACCGAGGATGAGCCGGGCGAGAAGGTCACCGTCACGGGCGCTTGGGATTCCGAAGAGGAGGCGCGCGCGGTCGGCGAGGAGATCGAGGACCTGCAGCGCGGCGGACACTCGCTCGACGAGATCGCGATCCTGGTGCGCGCCTCGTTCCAGATGCGCGAGTTCGAGGATCGCTTCGTCACGCTCGGCCTGCCTTATCGCGTCATCGGCGGCCCGCGCTTCTATGAGCGCGCCGAGATCCGCGATGCGCTCGCCTATCTGCGGCTGGTCAACCAGCCGGCCGACGATCTTGCCTTCGAGCGGATCATCAACACGCCGCGCCGCGGGCTCGGCGATGCGACGCTGCAGCAGCTTCAGCTCCACGCCCGCAAGGCGAACCTGCCGCTGTTCGAAGCGGCGCGCGCGATCGCGCAGAGCGAAGAGCTGAAGGCGAAGCCGCGTGGCGCGTTGCGCGACGTCGTCGCGATGTTCGACCGCTGGCGCGCGCAGAAGGACACGCTGCCGCACACGGAGCTGGCCGAGATCATCCTCGATGAATCCGGCTACACCGAGATGTGGCAGAAGGACCGTTCAGCCGATGCGGCCGGGCGGCTGGAGAACCTCAAAGAGCTCGTGCGCTCGATGGAGGAATTCGAGAACCTGGCTGGTTTCCTCGAACACATCTCCCTTGTGATGGACACCGAGCAGAGCGAGAACAGCGAAGCCGTCTCGATCATGACGATGCATTCCGCCAAGGGGCTCGAATTCGACACCGTGTTCCTGCCCGGCTGGGAGGAAGGCGTGCTGCCGAACCAGCGCGCGCTCGACGATCAGGGACGCGCCGGGCTCGAGGAGGAGCGCCGCCTCGCCCATGTCGGCCTCACCCGCGCGCGGCGCCGCGCGAAGATCTATTTCACCTCGAACCGGCGCATCCATGGTTCGTGGTCGTCGAGCATCCCATCGCGCTTCCTCGACGAACTGCCCGAGGCGCACGTCGAGGTGACGGAAGCGAAAGGCGGGTTCGGCAACTTCGGCCAGAACTACGGCGCCTCGCGTTTTGACACGATGGGGAGCTTCGGCTCGAACTACACGACACCCGGCTGGCAGCGAGCGCAGGCGCGCAAAGCCCGCAGCGGCGGCTTCGAGGAAGACCAGAGCGAGTACATGCCGGACGAAGCGGTGGTGGATGACGCGTCACCTTCTGCAAGAACCCGAAAGGCTGCGCCGAAGCGCCGCATGCCGCTCACCATCGAAGGCGAGCTGGTCGCGAAATCGACAGGGACCGTGTCGCCGTTCGGGCTCGGCGATCGCGTGTTCCACCAGAAGTTTGGTAACGGCAATGTGACGCACGTCGACGGAAACAAGCTGACCATCGCGTTCGACAAGGCCGGCGAAAAGCGCGTGGTCGACAGCTTCGTCGAGCGGGTTTGA
- a CDS encoding FAD-linked oxidase C-terminal domain-containing protein: protein MAVAELAGEPRNEKAVKAAIAALAAKFGNRLVTSQAVREQHGNTLTWIPNQPPDAVVFPQSAEDVQDAVRICVQHKVPVIPYGTGTSLEGHINAPLGGVSIDFRDMNRVLSVHAEDLDCVVEPGVTRKQLNEYLRDQGLFFPIDPGADASIGGMTATRASGTNAVRYGTMKDNVLALKVVLANGEIISTSRRAKKSSAGYDLTRLFVGSEGTLGVITEITVKLHGIPEAISGGICPFPSVEAACNATIATIQSGIPVARIELFDELQVKACNAYSKLTLPESPLLFLEFHGTDAGVAEQSARFDEIASELGGGPFTWTTNTEERNKLWQARHDAYWAVIGLRPGAKAFATDVCVPLSRLAECVTETQRDIQEHKMLAPIVGHVGDGNFHTSVLLDMNDPTEVATAKAFSERLVERALAMEGTCTGEHGVGQGKMKYLAAEHGEALSAMRAIKHALDPQDLMNPGKIVAF, encoded by the coding sequence ATGGCAGTGGCGGAACTGGCGGGAGAGCCGCGTAACGAGAAGGCTGTGAAGGCCGCGATCGCGGCGCTGGCCGCAAAGTTCGGCAATCGGCTGGTGACGTCGCAGGCCGTGCGCGAGCAGCATGGCAACACCCTCACCTGGATTCCGAACCAGCCGCCGGACGCGGTGGTGTTTCCGCAGTCCGCCGAGGATGTGCAGGACGCCGTGCGGATTTGCGTGCAGCACAAGGTTCCGGTCATTCCTTACGGCACCGGCACCTCGCTCGAGGGGCACATCAACGCGCCGCTGGGCGGCGTCTCGATCGACTTCCGCGACATGAATCGCGTCCTCAGCGTGCACGCCGAAGACCTTGATTGTGTTGTCGAACCCGGGGTCACGCGTAAGCAGCTCAACGAATATCTGCGCGACCAGGGCCTGTTCTTCCCGATCGATCCCGGCGCGGACGCCTCGATCGGCGGCATGACGGCGACCCGCGCGTCGGGCACCAACGCGGTGCGCTACGGCACGATGAAGGACAACGTGCTGGCGCTGAAGGTCGTGCTCGCAAACGGCGAGATCATTTCGACCTCGCGCCGCGCCAAGAAATCATCCGCCGGCTACGACCTGACGCGGCTGTTCGTCGGCTCGGAGGGAACGCTCGGTGTCATCACAGAGATCACCGTGAAGCTGCACGGCATTCCCGAAGCGATTTCGGGCGGCATCTGCCCGTTTCCCTCGGTCGAGGCGGCCTGCAACGCGACGATCGCGACCATCCAGTCCGGCATTCCGGTGGCGCGCATCGAGCTGTTCGACGAGCTGCAGGTCAAGGCCTGCAACGCCTACTCCAAGCTGACATTGCCGGAATCGCCACTTCTGTTTCTCGAATTCCATGGCACCGACGCAGGCGTCGCGGAACAATCGGCGCGGTTCGATGAGATCGCATCCGAACTCGGCGGTGGCCCGTTCACGTGGACCACGAATACCGAAGAGCGCAACAAGCTCTGGCAGGCGCGCCATGATGCCTATTGGGCCGTGATCGGTCTGCGGCCGGGCGCGAAGGCTTTCGCCACCGACGTCTGTGTGCCGCTGTCGCGCCTCGCCGAATGCGTGACCGAGACCCAGCGCGACATTCAGGAGCACAAGATGCTTGCGCCGATCGTCGGCCACGTCGGCGACGGCAACTTCCACACCTCGGTGCTGCTCGACATGAATGACCCCACCGAGGTCGCGACCGCGAAAGCCTTCTCGGAACGTCTGGTCGAGCGCGCGCTTGCCATGGAGGGAACCTGCACCGGCGAGCACGGCGTCGGGCAGGGCAAGATGAAGTATCTGGCGGCCGAGCATGGCGAAGCGCTTTCGGCCATGCGCGCGATCAAGCACGCGCTCGATCCGCAGGATCTGATGAATCCGGGAAAAATCGTCGCATTTTGA
- the mddA gene encoding methanethiol S-methyltransferase, which produces MRILALLYGVVAYVLFAGAFLHAIAFVSGLPVLKTIDSGPVVPVEQAIIVDLLLMSVFALQHSVMARKGFKRWWTRFVPPAVERSTYVLFATLALMLLLWQWRPIPTIVWQVDDPLAAMALTGLSLFGWIVVLASTFMINHFELFGLHQVFNNLGGRQMGDVRFKTPMLYRLVRHPIYLGFIIAFWATPVMTAGHFLFAAVTTAYIFVGIMLEERDLVDQFGNDYRIYRERVGMLTPKIGRGSTKQVHEPGIT; this is translated from the coding sequence ATGCGCATTCTCGCTTTGCTTTACGGAGTTGTGGCTTACGTGCTGTTCGCCGGTGCATTCCTGCACGCCATTGCGTTCGTCAGTGGCCTGCCCGTGTTGAAGACCATCGATTCCGGGCCTGTCGTGCCGGTCGAGCAGGCCATCATTGTCGATCTGCTGCTGATGTCGGTGTTTGCCCTCCAGCACAGCGTGATGGCCCGCAAGGGCTTCAAGCGCTGGTGGACCCGGTTCGTGCCGCCCGCGGTCGAGCGCAGCACCTACGTGCTGTTCGCGACGCTCGCGCTGATGCTGCTGCTGTGGCAGTGGCGGCCGATCCCGACCATCGTCTGGCAGGTCGACGATCCGCTCGCCGCCATGGCGCTTACCGGGCTCTCGCTGTTCGGATGGATCGTCGTGCTCGCCAGCACATTCATGATCAACCATTTCGAACTGTTCGGGCTGCACCAGGTCTTCAACAATCTCGGCGGGCGGCAAATGGGAGACGTGCGGTTCAAGACGCCCATGCTCTACAGACTGGTGCGTCACCCGATCTATCTCGGCTTCATCATCGCCTTCTGGGCGACGCCGGTGATGACGGCGGGCCACTTTCTCTTTGCGGCGGTGACGACGGCTTACATTTTCGTCGGCATCATGCTGGAGGAGCGCGACCTGGTCGATCAGTTCGGCAACGACTACCGGATCTATCGCGAGCGTGTGGGGATGCTCACGCCGAAGATCGGACGAGGAAGTACCAAGCAGGTTCACGAGCCCGGAATCACTTGA